The following proteins come from a genomic window of Litorihabitans aurantiacus:
- a CDS encoding SDR family NAD(P)-dependent oxidoreductase: MKIAIVTGATRGLGRHIAATLASAGTAVIATYRSDPKPVEEIVAQIRATGHEATSLQLDVASIDSITSFATAVPDTTQTLWGRRTVDALVNNAGVGRFGPLDTITPDDLEALWRTNVRGPFLLTQAIAPILCDGGAIVNITSSASQQVGTGMAAYAASKAALDTLSRNLAHELGPRGIRVNALAPGPTATDFNGGAMRDDHNVRAFLSDNTALGRVGDPQEIADAVRALLCTDLRWVTGERIEVSGGVRV; this comes from the coding sequence ATGAAGATTGCCATCGTGACCGGGGCGACCCGCGGACTGGGGCGCCACATTGCGGCCACCCTGGCCAGCGCCGGAACCGCCGTCATCGCCACCTACCGGTCAGACCCCAAGCCGGTCGAAGAGATCGTCGCTCAGATCCGCGCGACGGGCCACGAGGCCACATCCCTCCAGCTCGACGTCGCCAGCATCGACTCCATCACCTCCTTCGCCACCGCGGTCCCCGACACCACCCAGACCCTCTGGGGCCGGCGGACCGTCGATGCCCTGGTCAACAACGCCGGTGTCGGACGCTTTGGACCGCTGGACACCATCACGCCTGACGACCTCGAGGCCCTGTGGCGCACGAACGTGCGCGGCCCTTTCCTGCTCACACAGGCGATAGCGCCGATCCTGTGCGACGGTGGCGCGATCGTGAACATCACCTCCTCGGCCTCCCAGCAGGTGGGCACCGGGATGGCCGCCTATGCCGCTTCCAAAGCCGCGCTCGACACCCTCTCGCGCAACCTGGCGCACGAGCTCGGTCCGCGAGGTATCCGGGTCAACGCCCTGGCTCCCGGGCCCACCGCCACCGACTTCAACGGTGGCGCCATGCGGGACGACCACAACGTGCGGGCGTTCCTTTCAGACAACACCGCCCTGGGAAGAGTGGGCGACCCCCAAGAAATCGCCGACGCCGTGCGCGCCCTGCTCTGCACCGACCTGCGGTGGGTCACCGGTGAACGCATCGAGGTCTCCGGCGGCGTGCGCGTCTAA
- a CDS encoding SDR family NAD(P)-dependent oxidoreductase: MTDLPRDERLVGRTAIITGSSSGIGEAIAHVLAASGAHVLVHGRDAERTGSVADAITTAGGRATALTADLAASPAAVRDFAARASQALGGSVDILVNNAGIFPVGPTASLPDEDVAALLATNVRVPHDLVGALAPGMVERGRGAIINITSWMAHIGTPGVGMYPATKAALEQLTRAWAAEYGPDGVRVNAVAPGATITPGNQATVEILETLTAPSPAGKPGSVIDIAHAVRFLASDEAAYVHGTILDVDGGIVAARVS, from the coding sequence CTGACCGATCTGCCGCGCGATGAGCGTCTCGTCGGCCGCACCGCCATCATCACCGGGTCCTCGAGCGGGATCGGGGAAGCCATCGCGCACGTCCTGGCTGCCTCCGGTGCACATGTCCTGGTCCACGGGCGAGACGCCGAGCGAACCGGGTCGGTGGCCGACGCCATCACCACAGCCGGCGGCCGCGCCACGGCGCTGACGGCTGATCTGGCCGCGAGCCCCGCTGCGGTCCGTGACTTCGCCGCACGCGCGAGCCAGGCCCTGGGTGGAAGCGTCGACATCCTCGTCAACAACGCCGGAATCTTCCCCGTGGGCCCGACCGCTTCCCTTCCCGACGAGGACGTCGCTGCACTCCTGGCCACCAACGTGCGCGTTCCGCACGACCTGGTGGGCGCGCTCGCCCCCGGGATGGTCGAGCGAGGCCGCGGCGCGATCATCAACATCACCTCCTGGATGGCCCATATCGGCACGCCGGGCGTGGGGATGTACCCCGCCACGAAGGCCGCCCTGGAACAGCTCACCCGGGCCTGGGCCGCCGAGTACGGTCCCGACGGGGTTCGCGTGAACGCAGTGGCACCCGGTGCGACCATCACCCCCGGCAACCAGGCCACGGTCGAGATCCTGGAAACGCTGACGGCGCCCTCACCGGCAGGCAAGCCCGGGAGCGTCATCGACATCGCGCACGCTGTGCGGTTCCTGGCCTCAGACGAGGCGGCCTACGTGCACGGCACCATCCTGGACGTCGACGGCGGCATCGTCGCGGCCCGGGTGAGCTAG